A genome region from Leptolyngbya sp. CCY15150 includes the following:
- a CDS encoding prohibitin family protein, translated as MKEQPSVQSLIAIGLVGLLAIFSLNSFFIINPGEAGVLSILGKARDGVLLEGFHFKPPIIARVDVYDVTVQKFEVPAQSSTKDLQQLSASFAINFRLDPIEVVNIRRTQGTLQNIVAKIIAPQTQESFKVAAARRTVEEAITKRDELKKDFDEALGQRLVKYGIIVLDTSVVDLNFSTEFSKAVEEKQIAEQRAQRAVYIAREAEQEAEATINRAKGQAEAQRLLRETLTAELLQKQAIEKWDGKFPQVLGGDGAIPFINIEPRALQTTR; from the coding sequence ATGAAAGAACAGCCAAGTGTACAGTCTCTGATTGCCATTGGATTGGTAGGACTGTTGGCCATTTTCAGCCTTAACTCCTTTTTCATCATCAATCCCGGTGAGGCAGGGGTGTTGAGCATTTTAGGAAAAGCGCGGGACGGCGTGTTGCTAGAAGGATTCCACTTCAAGCCACCCATCATCGCCCGTGTGGATGTGTATGATGTCACGGTGCAAAAATTTGAAGTGCCGGCCCAAAGTTCGACCAAAGACTTGCAGCAACTATCGGCAAGTTTTGCGATCAACTTCCGCCTTGATCCAATTGAGGTGGTAAATATCCGTCGTACCCAAGGGACGCTGCAAAATATTGTGGCTAAGATTATTGCACCGCAAACTCAAGAATCTTTCAAGGTGGCAGCGGCTCGACGGACGGTGGAAGAAGCTATTACGAAGCGGGATGAACTTAAGAAAGACTTCGATGAAGCGCTGGGTCAGCGTTTGGTCAAGTACGGCATTATTGTGTTAGACACCAGTGTCGTGGATCTTAATTTCTCAACGGAATTTTCCAAGGCGGTTGAGGAAAAGCAAATAGCTGAACAGCGTGCCCAGCGAGCTGTCTACATTGCTCGGGAGGCAGAGCAGGAAGCAGAAGCCACCATTAACCGCGCTAAAGGACAGGCGGAAGCTCAGCGACTGCTGCGAGAAACCCTCACTGCAGAGCTATTGCAGAAGCAGGCCATTGAAAAATGGGATGGTAAGTTTCCTCAAGTCCTGGGTGGCGATGGTGCCATCCCGTTCATCAACATTGAGCCTCGGGCCCTGCAAACAACCCGTTGA
- a CDS encoding primary-amine oxidase, whose product MTTTPRPTRSIATATHPLDPLSPAELQAAIAILRHQSPLGSTYRFVSVALQEPPKLEVLAFTPGQAIDRQAFAIILDNATGYTYEAVVSITQDEVLSWTHIPDVQPCIMLDEFLACENAVKASPDFRAALKKRGIEDMDLVMVDPWSAGNYGIEEEQGLRLSRAFCWVRSEANDNGYARPIEGVVPMVDLNKMEVIRVEDYGVVPLPPHPGNYAREYIPNFRDDLKPLDIVQPEGPSFTVDGYQVSWQKWQFRIGFTPREGLVLYNVSYADQGRQRSILYRASLAEMVVPYNDPSTPASNHYRKNAFDVGEYGVGMLANSLTLGCDCLGVIRYFDAYLTNSSGDVSIIENAVCMHEEDFGILWKHTDWRTNQAEVRRSRRLVVSFIATVGNYEYGFFWYFYQDGNIEYEVKLTGILNTSAIAPGEEPAYGALLAPQLVGHVHQHFFSLRLDMMVDGLSNTVREVNTEALPLGPDNPYGNACQVTATVLKTEQEAQRTIDPFKARYWKIENPHVSNWVGKPVAYKLMPGDTVLPFAQPESSVMQRAGFMAKTLWVTPYDPSERYSAGMYPNQHPGGEGLPKWTEANRSIEDTDVVVWYTFGQHHIPRPEDWPVMPVSYAGFMLKPQGFFDASPAMDVPPSAPKHHCCPE is encoded by the coding sequence ATGACCACGACTCCTCGTCCCACTCGTTCCATTGCCACAGCCACCCATCCCCTAGATCCCCTCTCGCCCGCAGAACTGCAGGCAGCGATCGCTATCCTGCGTCACCAATCGCCCTTAGGCAGCACCTATCGTTTTGTCAGCGTGGCGCTTCAGGAACCGCCTAAGCTAGAGGTGTTGGCCTTTACCCCAGGGCAAGCGATCGACCGCCAGGCCTTTGCCATAATCTTAGATAATGCTACCGGCTATACCTACGAAGCCGTTGTATCGATCACCCAGGATGAGGTGCTGTCTTGGACGCATATCCCCGATGTACAGCCCTGCATCATGCTGGATGAATTTTTGGCCTGCGAGAATGCGGTCAAAGCATCCCCAGACTTCCGCGCGGCGCTGAAAAAGCGCGGCATTGAGGATATGGATTTGGTGATGGTCGATCCTTGGTCGGCGGGGAACTATGGCATTGAAGAGGAACAAGGTCTACGGCTTTCCCGTGCCTTCTGCTGGGTGCGATCGGAGGCGAACGATAACGGCTATGCGCGCCCCATTGAGGGGGTTGTGCCCATGGTAGACCTCAACAAAATGGAGGTGATCCGGGTAGAAGACTATGGTGTGGTGCCGCTGCCGCCCCATCCAGGTAACTATGCGCGGGAGTATATCCCTAACTTTCGGGATGACTTGAAGCCTTTGGACATTGTGCAACCGGAAGGGCCAAGTTTTACCGTGGATGGCTACCAGGTCTCTTGGCAAAAGTGGCAGTTTCGCATCGGCTTCACGCCTCGGGAAGGATTAGTTCTCTACAATGTTAGCTATGCTGACCAAGGACGGCAGCGATCGATTCTCTACCGCGCGTCCTTGGCGGAAATGGTGGTGCCCTACAATGACCCCAGTACCCCCGCATCCAATCACTATCGCAAGAATGCCTTTGACGTCGGTGAATATGGCGTGGGGATGTTGGCTAACTCCCTGACCTTGGGCTGCGACTGTTTGGGAGTGATCCGCTATTTTGATGCTTATCTGACCAATAGCTCCGGTGATGTCTCGATCATTGAAAACGCCGTCTGTATGCATGAGGAAGATTTTGGCATTCTCTGGAAGCATACGGATTGGCGCACCAATCAAGCTGAGGTAAGGCGATCGCGTCGGTTGGTAGTGTCCTTTATCGCGACGGTCGGCAACTATGAGTATGGATTTTTCTGGTATTTCTACCAGGATGGCAATATCGAGTATGAAGTCAAGCTGACTGGCATTCTCAACACCTCTGCTATTGCACCGGGAGAAGAGCCAGCCTACGGCGCGTTGCTTGCACCCCAGTTAGTTGGCCATGTTCATCAACATTTCTTTAGCCTGCGCTTAGATATGATGGTAGATGGTCTATCGAATACAGTGCGAGAGGTGAATACCGAAGCACTACCCTTGGGCCCAGACAATCCCTATGGCAATGCTTGCCAGGTGACAGCAACGGTACTGAAGACAGAACAAGAGGCCCAGCGCACCATCGATCCCTTTAAAGCACGCTACTGGAAGATTGAAAACCCCCACGTTAGTAATTGGGTAGGTAAACCAGTCGCCTACAAGCTGATGCCTGGAGATACGGTATTGCCCTTTGCTCAGCCAGAATCGAGCGTCATGCAGCGGGCCGGATTCATGGCCAAAACCCTATGGGTGACGCCCTACGATCCGTCAGAGCGCTATTCCGCAGGTATGTATCCTAACCAACATCCTGGGGGAGAAGGGTTGCCGAAGTGGACAGAGGCAAATCGCTCCATTGAAGATACAGATGTTGTGGTGTGGTATACATTTGGTCAACATCATATTCCCCGTCCAGAAGACTGGCCAGTCATGCCGGTATCCTATGCAGGATTTATGCTTAAGCCTCAAGGATTCTTTGATGCAAGCCCTGCCATGGACGTGCCGCCGTCTGCCCCCAAGCATCACTGCTGTCCGGAGTAG
- a CDS encoding peptidoglycan-binding domain-containing protein: MGTLTDNQFPDSLERFRAKSLDLRSKVIEYFTLSLLDVLTEPQAERLEAILDEATQDTLLSFWIDEVDHVVAHKLNLIDSTFIDQQQTALLRKMRNFSDMENLVKGLKDSVDQMRCSIQQVLSYVKQENCTQESVQTLQSYLKHQGIYAGEVDGQFGSQTEKALEQLDQLLSDDPSIFPDHCYTRYDPM; encoded by the coding sequence ATGGGAACGCTTACAGACAACCAATTTCCGGATTCCTTAGAACGCTTCCGAGCAAAATCGTTAGATCTTCGTTCTAAAGTAATCGAATATTTCACTCTTTCATTGCTAGATGTTTTAACCGAACCCCAAGCAGAACGGCTTGAAGCAATTCTTGATGAGGCTACACAAGACACCCTGCTTAGCTTCTGGATTGATGAAGTTGATCATGTTGTTGCGCACAAACTGAATCTCATTGATAGTACTTTTATTGATCAGCAGCAAACTGCCTTGCTTAGAAAGATGAGGAATTTTTCTGATATGGAAAACTTAGTGAAGGGATTGAAGGACTCCGTTGACCAGATGCGCTGCTCTATTCAGCAAGTTCTGTCCTATGTAAAACAGGAAAATTGTACCCAGGAGTCTGTGCAAACGCTCCAGTCTTATCTAAAACACCAAGGTATCTATGCTGGAGAGGTAGACGGGCAATTTGGCTCTCAAACCGAGAAAGCGCTAGAACAGCTCGATCAGTTGTTAAGCGATGACCCTAGCATATTTCCTGATCATTGCTATACCCGCTATGATCCGATGTAA
- a CDS encoding sigma-70 family RNA polymerase sigma factor → MTDPTCPRPPSDWLDNTTLDKALDEILGKNNPYAYTMFSFIKRALRQYQLHWRMEPHDVLHEAYQRGVAALKAGKAITNPHAWLKKTSFNIIREYSRSKKGIPTDPAILSDVVSDDDDEPMGQLIWQEELQDLRETIAIFAREEPEAFELLCLRTLDRLSWQDIAEQWSAKYRQPINDVALRKKLSRAKKKFRLLFHRLEQSQG, encoded by the coding sequence ATGACAGATCCAACTTGCCCTCGACCACCTAGCGACTGGTTAGACAACACAACTCTCGACAAGGCGCTTGATGAGATTTTAGGTAAGAATAACCCCTATGCTTACACTATGTTCTCATTTATCAAACGGGCGTTACGACAATATCAGCTTCATTGGCGGATGGAACCCCATGACGTACTCCATGAAGCCTATCAACGAGGCGTCGCTGCTCTTAAAGCAGGGAAAGCTATTACAAACCCCCATGCATGGCTTAAGAAAACCTCGTTCAACATTATCCGGGAATATAGTCGATCTAAAAAAGGTATACCAACGGATCCAGCTATTCTATCTGATGTTGTCAGTGACGACGATGATGAACCGATGGGACAACTCATCTGGCAAGAGGAATTGCAGGATCTACGGGAAACGATCGCTATCTTTGCCCGAGAAGAACCAGAAGCCTTTGAATTGCTTTGTTTGAGAACGTTGGATCGGTTATCGTGGCAGGATATCGCTGAACAATGGAGCGCCAAGTATCGTCAACCTATCAATGATGTTGCCTTACGCAAAAAGCTGTCGCGGGCCAAGAAAAAGTTTCGCCTGCTTTTTCATCGTCTTGAACAGTCTCAGGGATAA
- a CDS encoding DUF2157 domain-containing protein, translating into MPEKFRQQLRQEAIAWREEGLIQPSLYDHLSDRYQFDQIDSTARNKFVMILLGLGSVLIALAVITFIAANWQEWSRLAKVLLLVSLFIGINSGGFYLWRGAGQRWQARLGQALLLLGALLIGPSLALFSQMFHQTGSVQILFLVWGLAVLVMAYSLCLPMLGIVSIILVSMGYFWYYPDPGVHGLWLSLLAYFPLIAIALFFPLARWSRSAWLLRLVVLFTVFALQFKLLQFVNTLNNFNHSWTLLGAIAASCLIPFLLWGSRALGSIFAEEDDVALSSSRLAVVYVSFFSFLFSFNYWWRNPVSLATETETTSAMVNGLVLVVLFSAIALALWWRLGTLRGSVWRLTLSDTSFAAVLLIIAGLIWAHWTFGPLWVAGTLILNILLTLIAIACIQEALSSSDRQGFWWGLLVLVVQIMSRMLEYDTGLLAKSLAFLLCGIGVILAGLWFERYVRTLASSRP; encoded by the coding sequence ATGCCAGAAAAGTTTCGTCAACAGTTACGTCAAGAAGCGATCGCTTGGCGTGAGGAAGGTTTGATTCAGCCTTCGCTCTATGATCACCTCAGCGATCGCTACCAGTTTGATCAAATCGACAGCACGGCCCGTAACAAATTCGTCATGATCTTGCTCGGGCTGGGCAGCGTGTTAATTGCCCTCGCCGTGATCACCTTTATTGCCGCCAACTGGCAAGAATGGTCGCGTCTGGCGAAAGTGCTGCTGCTCGTGAGTTTATTCATCGGTATCAACAGCGGCGGCTTTTATCTATGGCGCGGAGCCGGCCAGCGCTGGCAAGCTCGCTTAGGACAGGCGCTATTGCTGTTAGGTGCATTACTGATTGGCCCTAGCCTCGCCCTGTTCTCCCAGATGTTTCACCAAACGGGCAGTGTGCAAATCCTGTTTTTAGTTTGGGGACTGGCTGTGCTGGTCATGGCCTACAGCCTATGCCTGCCGATGCTGGGTATTGTATCCATCATCTTGGTATCGATGGGCTATTTCTGGTACTATCCAGACCCTGGTGTCCATGGTCTATGGTTAAGTCTGTTAGCCTATTTCCCACTGATCGCGATCGCTCTCTTCTTTCCCCTAGCGCGATGGAGTCGATCGGCGTGGCTTTTGAGATTAGTTGTTCTCTTTACGGTGTTCGCTCTGCAGTTTAAATTGCTGCAATTCGTCAACACATTAAATAACTTCAATCATAGCTGGACATTACTAGGGGCGATCGCTGCGAGCTGCCTGATTCCGTTTCTGCTGTGGGGCTCTCGTGCCCTAGGTTCTATCTTCGCAGAAGAAGACGATGTTGCCCTATCAAGTTCCAGGCTAGCCGTTGTTTATGTCAGCTTCTTTAGCTTCCTCTTTTCCTTCAACTACTGGTGGCGAAATCCAGTATCCTTGGCAACGGAAACAGAGACAACCTCTGCAATGGTCAATGGATTGGTGTTAGTTGTTCTTTTCAGTGCTATCGCCCTTGCTTTGTGGTGGCGCTTGGGTACCCTACGCGGTTCAGTGTGGCGACTTACCCTATCCGACACCTCTTTTGCAGCCGTCTTGCTGATCATTGCCGGACTGATTTGGGCTCACTGGACTTTCGGCCCCCTATGGGTGGCAGGAACGCTGATCTTAAACATTCTGCTCACCCTAATAGCGATCGCCTGTATTCAAGAAGCGCTCAGCAGCAGCGATCGTCAAGGTTTTTGGTGGGGACTGCTGGTGCTTGTGGTGCAAATTATGTCCCGCATGTTGGAATACGATACGGGTCTTCTGGCAAAATCCCTAGCTTTCCTGCTTTGCGGCATTGGTGTCATTCTGGCAGGACTATGGTTTGAGCGCTACGTTCGTACCCTGGCCTCCTCTCGCCCCTAA
- a CDS encoding GDYXXLXY domain-containing protein, whose product MTSSPTSPMPRWRFWLPLLAQLTLILGLPAQAMLTYLTGTTVILQTAPVDPYDLLRGYSQTLNYNISLVDTLDDLPGWEAVEERSSRESTDQTQASIPVYVVLEQPDADPTAEIPLAWQPVAIAPDLPRNLPDTQVVITGQLYYQQVTYGLERYYMPEDQRDTINTEIMELNQEFGNEPPFVVEVRVRGNGYAVPISLWVGDRQYQF is encoded by the coding sequence ATGACCTCCTCTCCTACGTCCCCCATGCCCCGCTGGCGATTTTGGCTGCCCCTGCTGGCCCAACTGACCTTGATCTTGGGACTACCCGCCCAAGCGATGTTGACTTACCTGACCGGCACAACCGTGATTTTACAAACCGCTCCGGTTGATCCCTACGACTTACTGCGCGGCTATTCTCAAACCCTGAACTACAATATTTCCCTGGTTGATACCCTGGATGATCTACCAGGGTGGGAGGCTGTGGAAGAACGCAGCAGCCGTGAAAGTACGGATCAGACTCAAGCTAGCATCCCGGTGTATGTTGTGCTGGAGCAGCCTGATGCTGATCCAACAGCGGAGATTCCCTTAGCTTGGCAACCGGTGGCGATCGCTCCTGATCTACCCCGCAACCTACCAGATACCCAGGTTGTGATTACCGGACAGTTGTACTATCAACAGGTAACCTACGGTTTAGAGCGCTACTACATGCCCGAAGATCAACGGGATACCATCAACACCGAAATCATGGAGCTGAACCAAGAGTTTGGCAATGAGCCGCCCTTTGTGGTGGAAGTACGGGTGCGGGGCAATGGTTATGCGGTGCCCATAAGCCTCTGGGTGGGCGATCGCCAGTATCAATTCTAG
- a CDS encoding YdcF family protein, translating into MIDLMDFNECPRLGSSWTQFTQSISRLLLTPLPLHVKGLIVLIACAIAVWLGRTIYRQWNKRHHPHWNPTWTRVTIGGAIAFLVLVSPPSLNLALWGLSSHIPSDPGTPADAIVFPGRPYRLDGGGRFAAAAELWQEGRAPLIFVSGSGTTPFDILEDMGVPRSAMSGEVCSLTTNENAIYSAYSLLPEGIQEIVLITDPPHMWRSILTFQNQGFEVIPHMTSLVKDLGYREKIVLVLREYGGLLSYVVLGRLE; encoded by the coding sequence ATGATCGATCTGATGGACTTTAATGAATGCCCACGACTGGGTAGCTCTTGGACACAGTTTACTCAATCTATTTCGCGGCTTTTACTGACGCCATTGCCCCTGCATGTCAAAGGATTGATTGTACTCATCGCCTGTGCGATCGCCGTTTGGCTAGGGCGGACAATCTATCGTCAGTGGAACAAGCGCCATCATCCCCACTGGAACCCCACCTGGACAAGGGTGACGATTGGTGGGGCGATCGCTTTCTTGGTTTTAGTGTCGCCCCCAAGCCTCAACCTAGCGCTCTGGGGACTGAGCAGCCACATTCCGTCTGACCCAGGCACCCCCGCCGATGCCATTGTGTTTCCAGGACGACCCTATCGCCTAGATGGCGGTGGACGGTTTGCAGCGGCGGCTGAGCTATGGCAAGAAGGACGGGCACCGTTGATTTTCGTCAGCGGTTCCGGCACCACTCCCTTTGACATTCTGGAAGATATGGGGGTGCCTCGGTCGGCCATGAGTGGGGAAGTCTGCTCCCTAACGACCAACGAAAATGCCATCTATAGTGCCTATAGTCTGCTGCCAGAGGGCATCCAGGAGATTGTCTTGATCACCGATCCACCCCACATGTGGCGATCGATCCTCACCTTCCAAAACCAAGGCTTTGAGGTGATCCCCCACATGACCTCCTTGGTGAAGGATCTTGGCTACCGAGAGAAAATTGTGCTGGTGCTGCGGGAATATGGCGGTCTCCTCAGCTATGTTGTGCTGGGACGACTGGAGTAG
- the crtL gene encoding lycopene beta cyclase, whose protein sequence is MEHRDVADAVVIGAGPAGLSMAAELGSRGLRVIGLTMAEPTAAWPNTYGIWCDELESLLLADMLGHRWHDCVVYTGSKVTALNRDYGLIDKTKLQTYFLDRCDRHAVTWHQGTAAQIDHKSEVSCITTQDGTQLTARIVVDASGHRPALVQRPPLANVAYQAAYGIVGRFSKPPIRPQQFVLMDYRADHLTAAERAQPPTFLYAMDLGDGVYFVEETSLAHSPAIAFEELERRLHQRLAHYGVAVTEVHHTERCLFPMNLPMPFLDQPVVGFGGAASMVHPASGYMVGSLLRRGPIVAEAIAQALNGASSPQQTARAAWQALWSPERLRKYYLYRFGLSNLLAFDEPQLNDFFHAFFQLSKPQWSGFLADTLTMPELMLAMVTLFGKTTNDVRQELLKASWSDRKLLWRSLLAQ, encoded by the coding sequence GTGGAACATCGTGACGTAGCAGATGCCGTAGTGATAGGGGCTGGGCCTGCCGGATTATCCATGGCTGCCGAGCTGGGGAGTCGGGGCTTGCGGGTGATTGGGCTGACCATGGCTGAGCCGACCGCTGCTTGGCCCAACACCTACGGCATTTGGTGCGATGAACTAGAGTCGCTGTTGCTGGCTGATATGTTGGGCCATCGCTGGCATGACTGCGTGGTTTATACAGGGTCAAAGGTCACAGCGTTGAACCGTGACTATGGACTGATTGATAAAACGAAGCTCCAGACCTATTTCCTCGATCGCTGCGATCGCCACGCTGTGACTTGGCACCAGGGCACTGCCGCCCAGATTGACCATAAATCAGAGGTCTCCTGCATCACCACCCAAGATGGCACACAGCTCACCGCCCGCATTGTCGTCGATGCCAGCGGCCATCGCCCTGCCTTGGTGCAGCGGCCGCCCTTAGCCAACGTTGCCTATCAAGCAGCCTATGGCATCGTCGGCCGCTTCTCCAAACCCCCTATTCGTCCTCAGCAGTTTGTGTTGATGGACTATCGTGCCGATCATCTCACGGCGGCCGAGCGGGCCCAACCTCCCACGTTCCTCTATGCCATGGATTTAGGTGATGGGGTCTATTTTGTTGAGGAAACGTCTTTGGCCCACAGTCCCGCGATCGCCTTTGAGGAACTAGAACGTCGCCTCCATCAACGGTTGGCCCACTACGGCGTAGCGGTCACCGAGGTTCATCACACCGAACGCTGCCTATTTCCCATGAACTTGCCCATGCCCTTCTTGGATCAACCCGTGGTTGGGTTTGGCGGCGCGGCTAGCATGGTGCATCCAGCATCTGGCTACATGGTGGGCAGTCTCCTGCGCCGTGGCCCGATCGTGGCAGAAGCGATCGCCCAAGCTCTCAACGGTGCCAGTTCTCCCCAGCAAACTGCGCGGGCGGCTTGGCAGGCCCTATGGTCGCCGGAGCGCTTGCGGAAATATTATCTGTATCGCTTTGGGCTCAGCAATTTGCTGGCCTTTGATGAGCCTCAGCTCAACGACTTTTTTCATGCCTTCTTCCAGCTCTCCAAACCCCAGTGGTCGGGCTTCTTGGCTGATACTCTAACCATGCCGGAGCTGATGCTGGCTATGGTCACTCTGTTCGGTAAAACCACCAACGATGTGCGGCAAGAATTACTCAAAGCAAGCTGGAGCGATCGCAAACTGCTCTGGCGATCGCTCCTGGCCCAGTGA
- a CDS encoding Crp/Fnr family transcriptional regulator, translating to MVVSLHQLVQLPLFHNLDTDELADLQPHTRLLSYQAGEVVLQEGDRLPSQLYSLSVGHLRVAKLASSGKETILRTLAPGDIFAAPALFGDQVAPATVTAIAEAQVITIDRQALLTLFRQHPDVPLTMLMMFNHRLQQLHDTVHGLVSERAMVRLVHYLQYAADHYGTVTLAEGEELRSPLPHYQIARSIGITYEECVRLFKQLHPVVTYQRGGRIWVQDWQRLDEMLAAAE from the coding sequence ATGGTCGTTTCCTTACATCAGCTTGTCCAGCTCCCCCTCTTCCACAACCTTGACACGGATGAGTTAGCCGATCTCCAACCCCATACCCGCCTTCTGTCCTACCAGGCGGGGGAGGTGGTGTTACAAGAGGGCGATCGCCTCCCCTCCCAGCTTTATAGTCTCAGCGTTGGCCACCTGCGGGTGGCGAAGCTGGCCAGCAGCGGCAAGGAGACCATTTTACGCACCCTGGCCCCCGGCGATATCTTTGCTGCGCCGGCCCTGTTTGGCGATCAGGTTGCACCCGCTACCGTCACTGCGATCGCTGAGGCCCAGGTGATCACCATCGATCGCCAGGCACTGCTGACCCTATTTCGCCAGCATCCAGACGTGCCGCTGACCATGCTGATGATGTTCAACCATCGCCTACAGCAGCTCCACGATACCGTCCATGGGCTGGTGTCGGAACGAGCTATGGTGCGGCTTGTCCATTATCTGCAATACGCCGCCGACCACTATGGCACGGTCACCCTAGCGGAGGGAGAAGAACTGCGATCGCCTCTGCCCCACTACCAAATTGCCCGCAGCATTGGTATCACCTATGAAGAATGTGTGCGCCTCTTTAAGCAACTGCATCCTGTGGTCACCTATCAACGGGGTGGACGGATTTGGGTGCAGGACTGGCAGCGTTTAGATGAAATGCTGGCGGCGGCCGAGTAG